One Tripterygium wilfordii isolate XIE 37 chromosome 10, ASM1340144v1, whole genome shotgun sequence DNA segment encodes these proteins:
- the LOC120006990 gene encoding uncharacterized protein LOC120006990: MKPRENVESRAQRAKAIQGDGPNWILVAGGALLSTLSIRLGYKLKQTLDSKQQANSSSSPKGNGISSDRRGPPGFHLHSNMYSFPHDNDGCFHCVSGNESMELKYPPSGQVLSDSDVTLPLVTVPSTEYHKENGVIWASSPDRLELPPKPFHHSNCSDSPCVSESGSDIFIKREVIHKLRQQLKRRDDMILEMQDQIAELQNSLNAQVAHSTHLQSQLDAAHKDLFDSEREIQRLRKAIADHCVGHVGTNGEEKHGNLSEEMVTSMVRVIESLEKGRGDGERIEKLKSIVGELKEVIEGKEYVLQSYKEQKAELSMKIKELQQRLDSRLPNIL; encoded by the exons ATGAAACCAAGGGAAAATGTAGAATCTAGAGCTCAGAGAGCAAAAGCAATCCAAGGTGATGGGCCGAATTGGATTCTTGTTGCTGGTGGTGCCTTATTAAGTACATTGTCAATTCGCCTTGGTTACAAGCTGAAGCAAACTCTTGACTCAAAGCAACAAGCAAATTCTAGTAGCAGTCCAAAAG GGAATGGAATATCTTCCGATAGACGGGGACCACCTGGTTTCCATTTGCATTCAAATATGTATTCCTTTCCACACGACAATGATGGTTGCTTTCACTGCGTTTCAG GGAACGAAAGCATGGAGTTGAAGTACCCGCCCAGTGGCCAGGTGCTTTCTGACTCTGATGTTACTCTTCCACTGGTTACAGTTCCCTCCACTGAATATCACAAGGAGAATGGTGTTATTTGGGCATCTTCTCCTGATCGTTTGGAGTTGCCTCCCAAGCCTTTTCACCATTCAAATTGCTCAGATTCTCCATGTGTCTCAGAATCTGGTTCCGACATATTCATCAAGCGGGAAGTGATACACAAGCTTAGGCAGCAATTGAAGAGGAGAGATGACATGATACTTGAGATGCAAGATCAGATTGCAGAGTTGCAGAATTCACTCAATGCTCAGGTTGCACATTCCACTCATTTGCAATCGCAGCTTGACGCTGCGCACAAGGACTTGTTTGATTCGGAGAGAGAAATTCAGAGGCTGAGAAAGGCAATTGCGGATCATTGTGTAGGACATGTGGGCACAAATGGCGAGGAAAAACATGGAAATCTAAGTGAAGAAATGGTCACATCAATGGTGAGAGTAATCGAGTCATTGGAAAAAGGGAGGGGAGATGGGGAAAGAATTGAGAAGCTGAAGAGCATAGTTGGAGAGTTAAAGGAGGTGATTGAAGGAAAGGAATATGTGCTGCAGAGCTATAAGGAGCAGAAAGCAGAGCTGTCCATGAAGATCAAGGAGTTACAACAGAGATTAGATTCTCGGCTACCTAATATTTTGTAG
- the LOC120007030 gene encoding uncharacterized protein LOC120007030: MRMNFCNILYKYVAIKQTSFNSKTRNHKGKKKKQEVMEKNFFVILFVMALCVSFSSIPMIEAQYTPCSTQKDCDIVKTLCSVPLKCTDHKCLCCEDPSHCY, encoded by the exons ATGCGTATGAATTTTTGCAACATCCTGTATAAATACGTTGCAATCAAACAGACATCTTTcaattcaaaaacaagaaaccacaaaggaaaaaagaagaagcaagaagTGATGGAAAAGAATTTCTTCGTCATCCTCTTTGTTATGGCATTAT gtgtgtcATTCTCCAGTATTCCAATGATAGAAGCGCAATATACTCCATGTTCTACTCAGAAAGATTGCGATATAGTCAAAACCCTATGTTCTGTTCCCCTCAAGTGTACTGATCACAAATGTCTATGTTGTGAGGACCCAAGCCACTGTTATTAA
- the LOC120006948 gene encoding mediator of RNA polymerase II transcription subunit 22a-like produces the protein MMNKGGAAGGGGMGGLGGGGPTAAAAAAGAQKQKNLMQRVENDIANIVDNFSHLVNVSRVDDPPVRNSQEAFMMEMRAARMVQAADSLLKLVSELKQTAIFSGFASLNDHVEQRTKEFDHLAETTDRTLARIGDKAAASLKELESHYYSSAQRANPDLQP, from the exons ATGATGAATAAAGGCGGAGCAGCTGGCGGTGGGGGAATGGGAGGCTTAGGAGGTGGCGGGCCAACAGCCGCTGCTGCGGCGGCTGgtgcccaaaagcaaaagaatttgATGCAGAGAGTGGAGAACGACATCGCCAACATCGTTGACAATTTCAGCCACCTCGTCAATGTTTCTAGG GTTGATGATCCACCTGTGAGAAATTCACAAGAAGCTTTCATGATGGAGATGCGTGCAGCTAGAATG GTTCAGGCAGCGGACTCTTTGCTTAAGTTGGTGTCGGAGCTGAAGCAAACAGCAATATTTTCAGGATTTGCATCTCTCAATGATCATGTGGAACAAAGAACAAAGGAGTTTGACCATCTGGCAGAAACAACGGATAGAACATTGGCAAGAATTGGTGACAAGGCAGCTGCCAGCCTGAAGGAGCTTGAATCACATTATTATTCGTCTGCACAGAGGGCAAATCCAGACCTACAGCCTTGA
- the LOC120006982 gene encoding histone acetyltransferase MCC1-like, translated as MWHNGRTSSCALSPNISSLFWGLRVKFSMVAPKISQHPIICYRQIQPSDLEILEQLHGDIFPIRYESEFFQNVVNGHDIVSWAAVDRNRPDGHNDELIGFVTARIVMAKDTEIVDFLRYDSSKPDQTLVYILTLGVVGSYRNVGIASSLIQEVIKYASSIPTCRAAYLHVISYNNPAIHLYKKLSFKCVRRLHGFYLINGQHYDSYLFVYYVNGSRSPCSPLELVMFLVSYISGGLKSIAARLMGEERMIKWPRSRKTQCLISMQNKRNPTSEYTGCEYV; from the exons ATGTGGCATAATGGAAGGACAAGTTCATGCGCGTTGTCTCCAAATATATCATCTCTTTTCTGGGGATTAAGAGTAAAATTTTCAATGGTGGCCCCTAAAATCTCCCAGCATCCAATTATATGCTATAGGCAAATTCAACCTTCTGATTTAGAGATTTTAGAGCAACTACATGGTGACATATTTCCTATTAG GTACGAGTCTGAGTTTTTCCAGAATGTTGTTAATGGACATGATATTGTGTCCTGGGCAGCAGTTGATCGTAATCGGCCCGATGGTCACAATGATGAACTTATTGGATTTGTAACTGCACGAATTGTCATGGCAAAGGACACAGAG ATTGTGGATTTCCTTAGATATGATTCCTCAAAACCTGATCAAACATTAGTCTACATTTTGACACTGGGAGTAGTAGGAAGTTACAGAAACGTTGGCATAG CATCTTCGCTTATCCAGGAGGTCATCAAATATGCTTCAAGTATTCCAACTTGTCGTGCTGCTTACTTGCATGTTATTTCATACAATAATCCTGCCATTCATTTGTACAAAAAACTGTCATTCAAGTGCGTACGAAGGCTGCATGGGTTTTACCTGATCAACGGCCAACATTATGATTCCTACTTGTTTGTTTATTATGTAAATGGCAGTCGTTCCCCTTGCTCACCATT AGAGCTTGTCATGTTTCTGGTGAGTTATATCAGTGGTGGTCTCAAGTCAATAGCTGCAAGGCTGATGGGTGAAGAGAGGATGATAAAGTGGCCCAGATCTAGAAAAACTCAGTGTCTTATATCCATGCAGAACAAAAGAAACCCAACATCGGAGTATACCGGGTGTGAATACGTGTGA